The Serpentinimonas maccroryi genome has a segment encoding these proteins:
- a CDS encoding CYTH and CHAD domain-containing protein, which translates to MSNPQEIELKLLVPGLTAAAALQLLRRAPSLARRKLRQQQLVNRYFDTPERLLQQQRCALRVRQRRDVHAGTGSEGDTITGASVWVQTLKTAGSSSAGLSQRGEWECLVATDQPERAGLRGTAWDALDPDGALFERLQPCFETRCLRTTWLVARRDGTLLEVSLDAGEVLADGQTQPLLELELELLAGAPTVLFDLADELARRLPCLPCNLSKAERAGLLANGQLLQPVRARRLERQRGEALPALALRVLGEAQDQFLRNLEGLLHSDAPEWVHQARVGWRRWRSLLRLLRPWVGPGPDFTELRPLLDALGAQRNLDVGCSETLPAWSGAWACAQAGAAGGEAALSPPPDDATTNACAQALAELQAARSAQRTRLRQTLLEPATGQALLALTRYLWQAGQQPMAIEKRAIGARLASWNRRLHRLLQGEKAQLLDVATLHEARLLAKRLRYGSEAMASTLPAKRLRQSQQWVKDATLWQTRIGQARDAWQLALLLQQHTHAPPALLGFMQGVAAAMERAAQEAASPG; encoded by the coding sequence ATGAGCAATCCGCAAGAAATCGAACTCAAGCTGCTGGTGCCGGGCCTGACGGCCGCGGCGGCCCTGCAGTTGCTGCGCCGCGCACCCAGCTTGGCGCGGCGCAAGCTGCGTCAGCAGCAGCTGGTGAACCGCTACTTCGACACCCCCGAGCGCTTGCTGCAGCAGCAGCGCTGCGCCTTGCGCGTGCGCCAGCGCCGCGACGTGCACGCCGGCACGGGCTCCGAGGGCGACACCATCACGGGCGCTTCGGTGTGGGTGCAAACCCTCAAGACGGCGGGCTCATCCAGCGCGGGTTTAAGCCAGCGCGGCGAGTGGGAGTGCCTGGTGGCAACCGACCAGCCCGAGCGCGCCGGGCTGCGCGGCACCGCTTGGGACGCGCTCGACCCCGATGGCGCGCTGTTCGAGCGCCTGCAACCCTGCTTCGAAACCCGCTGCCTGCGCACCACTTGGCTGGTGGCGCGCCGCGACGGCACGCTGCTCGAAGTCTCGCTCGACGCCGGCGAAGTGCTCGCCGACGGGCAGACGCAGCCGCTGCTCGAGCTCGAGCTCGAACTCTTGGCCGGCGCGCCCACGGTCTTGTTCGATCTGGCCGACGAACTGGCCCGGCGCCTGCCCTGCCTGCCCTGCAACCTGAGCAAGGCCGAGCGCGCCGGTCTGCTGGCCAACGGGCAACTGCTGCAGCCGGTGCGCGCGCGCCGCCTAGAGCGCCAGCGCGGCGAGGCCCTGCCGGCGCTGGCCTTGCGCGTGCTGGGCGAGGCGCAGGATCAATTTCTGCGCAACCTCGAGGGCCTGCTGCACAGCGATGCGCCCGAATGGGTGCACCAGGCGCGGGTGGGCTGGCGGCGCTGGCGCAGCCTGCTGCGCCTGCTGCGCCCGTGGGTGGGGCCCGGCCCCGATTTCACCGAGCTGCGCCCTTTGCTCGATGCCTTGGGCGCACAGCGCAACCTCGACGTGGGCTGCAGCGAAACCCTGCCCGCTTGGAGCGGTGCCTGGGCCTGTGCGCAGGCCGGCGCAGCCGGCGGCGAGGCAGCCTTGTCGCCCCCGCCCGATGACGCCACCACCAACGCCTGCGCACAAGCCTTGGCCGAGCTGCAAGCGGCGCGCAGCGCCCAGCGCACGCGCTTGCGCCAGACCCTGCTCGAGCCCGCCACCGGCCAAGCGCTGCTGGCGCTGACGCGCTATTTGTGGCAGGCGGGGCAGCAACCCATGGCGATCGAAAAACGCGCTATCGGCGCAAGGCTCGCAAGCTGGAACCGCCGCCTGCACCGCCTGCTGCAAGGCGAAAAGGCCCAGTTGCTCGACGTGGCCACCCTGCACGAAGCGCGCCTGCTGGCCAAACGGTTGCGCTACGGCAGCGAGGCCATGGCCAGCACCCTTCCGGCCAAGCGACTGCGCCAGAGCCAGCAGTGGGTCAAGGATGCCACCCTGTGGCAAACCCGCATCGGGCAGGCGCGCGACGCCTGGCAGCTGGCCCTGCTGCTGCAGCAACACACCCACGCTCCGCCCGCCTTGCTGGGCTTCATGCAAGGCGTGGCCGCAGCCATGGAGCGCGCCGCGCAGGAAGCCGCCAGCCCGGGCTAA
- a CDS encoding TetR/AcrR family transcriptional regulator, with product MPLMPPVPKAQNAVAQRSRRAAAVGARAGRALQKGQQTRAAILDAALALAAPVGLEGLSIGAIAEVMGMSKSGVFAHFGSREELQIAVVREYHQRFERDVFYPALQQPRGLPRLRALFDLWMHQTAIEIDAGCVYISGAVEFDDRPGPVRDELVQTVKTWQDAIRRAVELAIAEGHLKPSAQPQQIAFEIHGLILALHYDARFLRNPQGLSLARQGFEHLLERHIC from the coding sequence ATGCCCTTGATGCCTCCCGTCCCTAAAGCCCAAAACGCAGTCGCCCAGCGCTCGCGCAGGGCGGCCGCTGTGGGCGCCCGTGCCGGGCGGGCGTTGCAAAAGGGCCAGCAAACGCGCGCCGCCATTCTGGATGCGGCGCTGGCGCTGGCGGCGCCGGTCGGGCTCGAGGGCTTGAGCATCGGGGCCATCGCCGAGGTGATGGGCATGAGCAAGTCGGGCGTGTTTGCCCATTTTGGCTCGCGCGAAGAATTGCAGATTGCGGTGGTGCGCGAATACCACCAGCGCTTTGAGCGCGACGTGTTCTACCCGGCGCTGCAGCAGCCGCGCGGGCTGCCGCGGCTGCGCGCCCTGTTCGATTTGTGGATGCACCAAACGGCGATCGAGATCGATGCGGGTTGCGTCTACATCAGCGGCGCGGTCGAGTTCGACGATCGCCCTGGCCCGGTGCGCGACGAGCTGGTGCAGACCGTCAAAACCTGGCAGGATGCCATCCGGCGGGCGGTCGAGCTGGCCATCGCCGAAGGACATCTGAAACCCAGCGCGCAGCCGCAGCAGATCGCTTTCGAGATCCATGGCCTGATCCTGGCGCTGCACTACGACGCCCGTTTTTTGCGCAATCCGCAAGGGTTGAGCCTGGCTCGGCAAGGCTTTGAGCACTTGCTCGAGCGCCACATCTGTTGA
- a CDS encoding sensor histidine kinase: MKPPATLPDFRNLGVWLRILLLAQALRLAFVVLGGPGGQPWLEQLLQQSVRFDPPLLATVLLLYLLQPLLARTSYRRGLVLVLLLAASVAALWHVAVEQGLGLALAGSAAHSASVAALLTGALLFYFDWRQQRLSPALAEARLAALQARIRPHFLFNSLNSVLALLRRQPQQAEAVLHDLADLYRALLSDARTLVPLGQELALARAYIEIETLRLGAQRLRMQWRTEHAPLQALVPPLLLQPLLENAVRYGVEPAPEGAEVSLEVYLDGSELRLFVRNTLAPGPLAAAAAAAGGNHMALGNIRERLQLHFDAEAQIRRYHTDCEHVVLVRLPLRKGAAESAAE; the protein is encoded by the coding sequence ATGAAACCCCCCGCCACCCTGCCCGATTTTCGCAACCTTGGGGTGTGGCTGCGCATCTTGCTGCTGGCGCAGGCGCTGCGGTTGGCTTTTGTGGTGCTGGGTGGGCCCGGCGGCCAGCCGTGGCTGGAGCAGCTGCTGCAGCAGTCGGTGCGTTTTGATCCGCCCTTGTTGGCGACCGTGTTGCTGCTCTATCTGCTGCAGCCGCTGCTGGCACGAACCAGCTACCGGCGCGGGCTGGTGCTGGTGCTGTTGCTGGCGGCGAGCGTGGCGGCGCTGTGGCACGTGGCGGTGGAGCAGGGGCTGGGGCTGGCGCTGGCCGGGTCGGCGGCGCACAGCGCCAGCGTGGCCGCGCTGCTGACCGGGGCGCTGTTGTTTTATTTCGATTGGCGCCAGCAGCGCCTGTCGCCGGCGCTGGCCGAGGCGCGGCTGGCGGCGTTGCAGGCGCGCATTCGGCCGCATTTTTTGTTCAACAGCCTCAACAGCGTGCTGGCGCTGCTGCGCCGCCAGCCGCAGCAGGCCGAGGCGGTGCTGCACGATCTGGCCGATTTGTACCGCGCGCTGCTGTCGGATGCGCGCACCCTGGTGCCGCTGGGGCAGGAGCTGGCGCTGGCGCGCGCCTACATCGAGATCGAAACCCTGCGCTTGGGCGCGCAGCGTTTGCGCATGCAGTGGCGCACCGAGCACGCGCCGCTGCAGGCGCTGGTGCCGCCGCTGCTGCTGCAGCCCTTGCTCGAAAACGCGGTGCGCTACGGCGTCGAGCCCGCGCCCGAGGGCGCCGAGGTGTCGTTGGAGGTGTACCTAGACGGCAGCGAGCTGCGCCTGTTCGTGCGCAACACGCTGGCGCCGGGGCCGTTGGCGGCGGCAGCGGCTGCCGCCGGGGGCAACCACATGGCGTTGGGCAATATCCGCGAACGGCTGCAGCTGCATTTCGATGCCGAGGCGCAGATCAGGCGCTACCACACCGACTGCGAGCACGTGGTGCTGGTGCGGTTGCCGCTGCGCAAGGGCGCGGCTGAATCAGCGGCTGAATGA
- the xth gene encoding exodeoxyribonuclease III has product MKIATWNVNSLTVRLPQVLDWLAAQASAGAPVEVLALQELKLSDDKFPAAAFEQAGYHAVWHGQKTYNGVALLARSPFNAVQRNLPGFEDEQARLIAATLGADDTQGSEGGASAPALRVVGAYFPNGQALGSDKFAYKLRWLEALRAWLADEMRRHPRLLLLGDFNITFDDADVWDPEGLRESIHCSSVERAQLQALLALGLHDAHRLFAQPPKSYTWWDYRQLGFQKNRGLRIDHILLSDALRPLATACQIDRSPRKNPQPSDHAPLWVQLQGL; this is encoded by the coding sequence ATGAAAATCGCCACCTGGAACGTGAACTCGCTCACCGTGCGCTTGCCGCAGGTGCTGGACTGGCTGGCGGCGCAGGCCAGCGCCGGTGCGCCGGTGGAGGTGCTGGCGCTGCAAGAGCTCAAGCTCAGCGACGACAAGTTTCCCGCCGCCGCTTTCGAGCAGGCCGGCTACCACGCCGTCTGGCACGGCCAAAAAACCTACAACGGCGTGGCCTTGCTGGCGCGCTCGCCTTTCAACGCGGTGCAGCGCAACCTCCCCGGCTTTGAGGATGAGCAAGCGCGGCTGATCGCCGCCACCCTTGGCGCCGATGACACGCAAGGCAGCGAAGGGGGCGCCAGCGCGCCCGCGCTGCGCGTGGTCGGCGCCTATTTTCCCAACGGGCAGGCGCTGGGCAGCGACAAGTTTGCCTACAAGCTGCGCTGGCTCGAGGCGCTGCGCGCTTGGCTGGCCGACGAAATGCGGCGCCACCCACGGCTGCTGCTGCTGGGCGACTTCAACATCACCTTTGACGACGCCGACGTCTGGGACCCGGAGGGCCTGCGCGAAAGCATCCACTGCAGCAGCGTGGAGCGCGCGCAGTTGCAGGCCTTGCTGGCGCTGGGCTTGCACGACGCGCACCGCCTGTTTGCGCAGCCGCCCAAGAGCTATACGTGGTGGGACTACCGCCAGCTCGGCTTTCAAAAAAACCGCGGCCTGCGCATCGACCACATTTTGCTCAGCGATGCGCTGCGCCCGCTGGCCACGGCCTGCCAGATCGACCGCAGCCCGCGCAAAAACCCACAACCCAGCGACCACGCGCCGCTGTGGGTGCAGTTGCAAGGGCTTTGA
- the argB gene encoding acetylglutamate kinase: MDATPPPQPTPTQPTLTPAERAAVLAELLPSLRAQQGQTLVIKYGGNAMTEPALQLAFAQDVVLLQLLGMRPVVVHGGGPQIENLLQRLGKQGRFVQGMRVTDAETMQVVEWVLAGQVQQEIVGLINQAGGRALGLTGRDGGLIRAQALRLPDATDPSRWHDIGQVGDIVAVDPALLHTVQAQGYIPVVSPIGYGAGNERFNINADVVAARLATSLQADKLLMLTNIPGVLDRQGQLLARLSMAQIEALMADGTISGGMIPKIAGALEAAQSGVKAVHIIDGRVPHAMLLEALGQHACGTTICVD; encoded by the coding sequence ATGGATGCGACCCCACCACCCCAACCGACCCCAACTCAGCCCACCCTAACCCCAGCCGAGCGCGCCGCCGTGCTGGCCGAGCTGTTGCCCAGTTTGCGCGCGCAGCAGGGCCAGACGCTGGTCATCAAGTACGGCGGCAACGCCATGACCGAGCCCGCGCTGCAGCTCGCTTTTGCCCAAGACGTGGTGCTGCTGCAGCTGCTGGGCATGCGCCCGGTGGTGGTGCACGGGGGCGGCCCCCAAATTGAAAACCTGCTGCAGCGCCTAGGCAAGCAGGGCCGTTTCGTGCAGGGCATGCGCGTGACCGACGCCGAAACCATGCAGGTGGTCGAGTGGGTGCTGGCCGGCCAAGTGCAGCAAGAAATCGTCGGCCTGATCAACCAAGCCGGGGGCCGGGCGCTGGGGCTGACCGGGCGCGACGGCGGCCTGATCCGCGCCCAGGCGCTGCGCCTGCCCGACGCCACCGACCCCAGCCGCTGGCACGACATCGGGCAGGTGGGCGATATCGTGGCCGTCGATCCGGCTTTGCTGCACACCGTGCAGGCGCAGGGCTACATCCCGGTGGTGAGCCCGATCGGCTATGGCGCCGGCAACGAGCGCTTCAACATCAACGCCGACGTGGTGGCGGCGCGGCTGGCCACCAGCTTGCAGGCCGACAAGCTGCTCATGCTCACCAACATCCCCGGCGTGCTCGACCGCCAGGGTCAACTGCTGGCGCGCCTGAGTATGGCGCAGATCGAGGCCCTCATGGCCGACGGCACCATCAGCGGCGGCATGATCCCCAAGATCGCCGGCGCGCTCGAGGCCGCCCAGAGCGGCGTCAAGGCGGTGCACATCATCGACGGCCGGGTGCCGCACGCCATGCTGCTCGAGGCGCTGGGCCAGCACGCCTGCGGCACCACCATCTGCGTGGATTGA
- the ntrC gene encoding nitrogen regulation protein NR(I) produces MKPIWIVDDDQSIRFVLEKALQREGLPTRSFSQPREVMEALVAGDDAGPQVLVSDIRMPGGCGLELLQQVKQHLPGLPVIIMTAYSDLDSAVASFQGGAFEYLPKPFDLTAAVELIRRAMQESQREQVADEGAAGAPEMLGQASAMQDVFRAIGRLSQSLVTVMITGESGTGKELVARALHKHSARARGPFVAINTAAIPKDLLESELFGHERGAFTGAQTMRRGRFEQAEGGTLFLDEIGDMPFELQTRLLRVLSDGQFYRVGGHSAVKSQVRVIAATHQNLEQRVREGAFREDLLHRLNVIRLRLPPLRERREDVPLLTRFFLQQSAKQLGVDPKRISTPALNALAAFDFPGNVRQLENICHWLTVMAPAQVVERKDLPPEVLQALAASGAGASAAASAAVGAGAGAAGVGDGVGAAGAADGAGSAGGVGAALAASGTGWVGAPQDSASPGSAPPGSASQSSAPSACADGAAWEVGLYAQAQALLAAGHDGVWDELLHRFEARLLEAALAHTQGRRIEAAQQLGIGRNTLTRKLHELGLG; encoded by the coding sequence ATGAAACCCATCTGGATCGTCGATGACGACCAATCGATCCGCTTCGTGCTCGAAAAAGCGCTGCAGCGCGAGGGCCTGCCCACGCGCAGCTTCAGCCAGCCGCGCGAGGTGATGGAGGCGCTGGTGGCGGGCGACGACGCCGGCCCGCAGGTACTGGTGAGCGACATCCGCATGCCGGGCGGCTGCGGGCTGGAGCTGTTGCAACAGGTCAAGCAGCACCTGCCGGGTCTGCCGGTGATCATCATGACCGCCTATTCCGACCTCGACAGCGCCGTGGCCTCGTTCCAGGGCGGGGCCTTCGAATACCTGCCCAAGCCCTTTGACCTGACGGCGGCGGTCGAGCTGATCCGGCGCGCCATGCAAGAGAGCCAGCGCGAGCAGGTGGCCGATGAGGGCGCGGCCGGCGCGCCCGAGATGCTGGGCCAAGCCAGCGCGATGCAAGACGTGTTTCGCGCCATCGGGCGCCTGAGCCAAAGCCTAGTCACGGTGATGATCACGGGCGAATCGGGCACCGGCAAAGAGCTGGTGGCGCGGGCGCTGCACAAGCACTCGGCGCGCGCGCGCGGGCCGTTCGTGGCCATCAACACCGCCGCCATCCCCAAAGACCTGCTCGAGAGCGAGCTCTTTGGCCACGAACGCGGTGCCTTCACCGGCGCCCAGACCATGCGCCGCGGCCGCTTCGAGCAGGCCGAGGGCGGCACCTTGTTCCTCGACGAAATCGGCGACATGCCTTTTGAGCTGCAAACGCGGCTGCTGCGCGTGCTCTCCGACGGGCAGTTCTACCGCGTCGGCGGCCACAGCGCCGTCAAGTCGCAGGTGCGGGTGATCGCCGCCACGCACCAAAACCTCGAGCAGCGGGTGCGCGAAGGCGCCTTTCGCGAAGACTTGCTGCACCGCCTCAACGTCATCCGCCTGCGCCTGCCGCCGCTGCGCGAACGGCGCGAAGACGTGCCGCTGCTGACGCGTTTTTTCTTGCAGCAAAGCGCCAAGCAGCTCGGGGTCGATCCCAAGCGCATCAGCACCCCAGCGCTGAACGCCTTGGCCGCCTTTGATTTTCCGGGCAATGTGCGCCAGTTGGAGAACATCTGCCATTGGCTCACCGTCATGGCGCCGGCCCAAGTGGTGGAGCGCAAAGACTTGCCGCCCGAGGTGCTGCAGGCCTTGGCGGCTTCTGGAGCGGGTGCTTCGGCTGCGGCTTCGGCTGCAGTGGGAGCGGGGGCTGGCGCGGCTGGGGTAGGGGATGGGGTTGGTGCGGCCGGTGCGGCGGATGGGGCGGGCTCAGCAGGTGGGGTGGGTGCAGCGCTCGCCGCCAGCGGCACGGGCTGGGTCGGCGCGCCACAGGACAGCGCATCGCCGGGAAGTGCGCCGCCGGGAAGCGCATCCCAGAGCAGCGCACCATCGGCCTGCGCCGACGGCGCGGCGTGGGAGGTGGGCCTCTATGCCCAGGCGCAAGCCCTGCTGGCGGCCGGCCACGACGGGGTGTGGGACGAGCTGCTGCACCGTTTCGAGGCGCGTTTGCTCGAGGCCGCGCTGGCGCACACCCAAGGCCGGCGCATCGAAGCGGCGCAGCAGCTGGGCATCGGGCGCAACACCCTGACGCGCAAGCTGCACGAGCTCGGTCTGGGCTAG
- the glnL gene encoding nitrogen regulation protein NR(II), with the protein MKATTRPRTVPAVAGGPHYQALDRLATLVAVVDAGGAIRYANNALEDAVGLSRRTLAGLPLADWFTEPNLLQNAVSGANSHEYAVIRYDAWLVRLNNEPLPVHVVLAKTEHGGELVVELLPLEQQTRQEREQRLLEQAHANKELIRNLAHEIKNPLGGIRGAAQLLQLEPDARELAEYAQVIIHEADRLQALVDRLLAPHRRARVVDDVNIHEVCERVRALVLAEFPRALRVQRDYDPSIPEFRGDREQLIQAVLNLAQNAAQALRARIAAGDAEIVLRSRVLRQVTFGRQRYRLALELHVIDNGPGVPEAIKDRIFYPLVSGREGGCGLGLTLAQTIVQQHHGLIECDSAPGRTDFKLLIPLP; encoded by the coding sequence ATGAAGGCCACCACGCGGCCACGTACTGTGCCCGCCGTCGCCGGCGGGCCCCATTACCAAGCCCTGGATCGGCTCGCCACCCTGGTGGCGGTGGTCGATGCCGGCGGCGCCATCCGCTACGCCAACAACGCGCTCGAAGACGCGGTGGGTCTGTCGCGGCGCACGCTGGCAGGCTTGCCCCTGGCCGACTGGTTTACCGAGCCAAACCTGCTGCAAAATGCCGTTTCAGGCGCCAACAGCCACGAATACGCCGTCATCCGCTACGACGCGTGGCTGGTGCGGCTCAACAACGAGCCGCTGCCGGTGCATGTGGTGCTGGCCAAAACCGAGCACGGGGGCGAGTTGGTGGTGGAGCTGCTGCCGCTGGAGCAGCAAACGCGCCAAGAGCGCGAGCAGCGCCTGCTCGAGCAGGCGCACGCCAACAAAGAGCTGATTCGCAACCTCGCGCACGAGATCAAAAACCCCCTGGGGGGCATCCGCGGCGCGGCGCAGTTGCTGCAGCTCGAACCCGATGCGCGCGAATTGGCCGAATACGCCCAAGTCATCATCCACGAAGCCGACCGGCTGCAGGCCTTGGTCGATCGCTTGCTGGCGCCGCACCGGCGTGCCCGGGTGGTGGACGATGTCAACATCCACGAGGTCTGCGAACGCGTGCGCGCGCTGGTGCTGGCCGAGTTTCCGCGCGCCTTGCGCGTGCAGCGCGATTACGATCCTTCGATCCCCGAGTTTCGCGGCGACCGCGAACAGCTCATCCAGGCCGTGCTCAACCTGGCGCAAAACGCCGCCCAAGCGCTGCGCGCACGCATCGCCGCCGGCGACGCCGAGATCGTGCTGCGCAGCCGGGTGCTGCGCCAGGTCACGTTTGGGCGCCAGCGCTACCGCCTGGCATTGGAATTGCATGTGATCGACAACGGGCCCGGCGTGCCCGAAGCGATCAAAGACCGCATCTTCTACCCCCTGGTGTCGGGGCGCGAAGGCGGTTGCGGCTTGGGGCTGACGTTGGCGCAGACCATCGTGCAGCAACACCACGGTTTGATCGAGTGCGACAGCGCGCCGGGCCGGACCGATTTCAAGCTGCTCATCCCCCTGCCTTGA
- the miaB gene encoding tRNA (N6-isopentenyl adenosine(37)-C2)-methylthiotransferase MiaB: MSKKVYIKTFGCQMNEYDSDKMGAVLAAAEGYEPTSDVEQADLILFNTCSVREKAQEKVFSDLGRVRHLKQKGVLIGVGGCVASQEGEEIIRRAPYVDVVFGPQTLHRLPELLQARAAQQRPQVDISFPEIEKFDHLPPARVEGVSAFVSVMEGCSKYCSYCVVPYTRGEEFSRPLDEVLLEVATLAEQGVKEVTLLGQNVNAYQGAMAPSADVADFADFALLLECVHEIPGIERIRYTTSHPKEFTPRLIEAYARLPKLVSHLHLPVQHGSDRMLAAMKRGYSALEYKSTVRKLRAVRPDLALSSDFIVGFPGETEADFEQLLKLVRDVGFDSSFSFVFSPRPGTPAANLPDDTPPALKLQRLHTLQALLEQQAQAIAERLVGSVQRILVEGPSRKHAHELTGRTACNRSVNFDAGTQGTRLIGQLLDVRITEARAHSLRGELCLTEAVLAH, encoded by the coding sequence ATGAGCAAAAAAGTCTATATCAAAACCTTCGGCTGCCAGATGAACGAGTACGACTCGGACAAAATGGGCGCCGTGCTCGCCGCCGCCGAAGGCTACGAGCCCACCAGCGACGTGGAACAGGCCGACCTGATTCTTTTCAACACCTGCTCGGTGCGCGAAAAGGCGCAAGAAAAGGTGTTTTCCGACCTGGGCCGGGTGCGCCACCTGAAGCAAAAGGGCGTGCTCATCGGTGTCGGCGGCTGTGTCGCCAGCCAAGAAGGCGAGGAAATCATCCGCCGCGCGCCCTATGTGGATGTGGTGTTTGGCCCGCAGACCCTGCACCGCCTGCCCGAGCTGCTGCAGGCGCGGGCGGCGCAGCAGCGGCCGCAAGTGGACATCAGCTTTCCCGAGATCGAAAAATTCGACCACCTGCCGCCGGCGCGGGTCGAAGGCGTCAGCGCCTTTGTCAGCGTCATGGAGGGCTGCAGCAAGTACTGCAGCTACTGCGTGGTGCCCTACACCCGCGGCGAGGAGTTCAGCCGCCCGCTCGACGAGGTGCTGCTCGAAGTCGCCACCTTGGCCGAGCAGGGCGTGAAAGAAGTCACGCTGCTGGGGCAAAACGTCAACGCCTACCAAGGCGCCATGGCGCCCAGCGCCGATGTGGCCGACTTTGCCGATTTTGCGCTGCTGCTCGAGTGCGTGCACGAAATCCCCGGCATCGAGCGCATCCGCTACACCACCAGCCACCCCAAAGAGTTCACGCCGCGCCTGATCGAAGCCTACGCGCGCCTGCCCAAGCTGGTGAGCCACCTGCACCTGCCGGTGCAGCACGGCAGCGACCGCATGCTGGCGGCCATGAAGCGCGGCTACAGCGCGCTCGAGTACAAAAGCACGGTGCGCAAACTGCGCGCCGTGCGGCCCGACTTGGCGCTGTCGAGCGACTTCATCGTCGGCTTCCCCGGCGAGACCGAGGCCGATTTCGAGCAGCTGCTCAAGCTGGTGCGCGATGTGGGTTTCGATTCCAGCTTCAGCTTTGTCTTCAGCCCGCGCCCCGGCACCCCGGCAGCCAATCTGCCCGACGACACGCCGCCGGCGCTCAAGCTGCAGCGCCTGCACACACTCCAAGCCCTGCTCGAGCAGCAAGCGCAGGCCATCGCCGAGCGCCTGGTGGGCAGCGTGCAGCGCATTTTGGTCGAAGGCCCATCGCGCAAACACGCGCACGAGCTCACCGGCCGCACCGCGTGCAACCGCAGCGTCAACTTCGACGCCGGCACCCAAGGCACGCGCCTGATCGGGCAGCTGCTGGACGTGCGCATCACCGAGGCGCGGGCGCATTCGCTGCGCGGTGAGCTGTGTTTGACCGAGGCTGTGCTGGCGCATTGA